In Helianthus annuus cultivar XRQ/B chromosome 8, HanXRQr2.0-SUNRISE, whole genome shotgun sequence, a single genomic region encodes these proteins:
- the LOC110873517 gene encoding proteasome subunit beta type-4 isoform X2 translates to MVSSQNENSLLSSEGDSQRTQYPYVTGTSVIGIKYKDGILMAADMGGSYGSTIRYKSVERLKQVGKHSLIGASGEISDFQEILKYLDELILHDNMWDDGNSLGPKEVHNYLTRVMYNRRNKFDPLWNSLILGGVKNGKKYLGSVSMIGVHFEDDHVATGFGNHLARPILREEWREDLTFEEGVKLLEKCMRNLLYRDRSAVNKLQIAKITEEGLTISQPYSLKTFWNFAAFQNPTVGAEGSW, encoded by the exons ATGGTTTCTTCTCAAAatgaaaatagtttgttgagctCAGAAGGAGATTCTCAAAGGACTCA GTACCCATATGTTACTGGTACATCTGTGATTGGGATCAAATACAAGGATGGTATTCTCATGGCTGCTGACATGGGAG GTTCCTATGGATCCACTATCCGCTACAAGAGTGTGGAGCGGTTGAAGCAAGTGGGCAAACATTCTCTAATTGGTGCAAGTGGAGAAATCAGTGACTTTCAAGAGATTCTAAAATACCTTGATGAACTTAT TTTACATGACAATATGTGGGATGATGGGAACTCACTTGGTCCGAAAGAGGTTCACAATTATCTGACCCGCGTGATGTACAATCGTCGCAACAAGTTTGACCCGTTATGGAATTCGCTTATACTTGGTGGGGTAAAGAACGGGAAGAAGTATCTAGGATCT GTTAGCATGATTGGTGTACACTTTGAGGACGATCATGTTGCCACCGGGTTTGGTAACCACCTGGCTCGCCCGATTCTTCGTGAAGAATGGAGGGAGGATTTGACTTTCGAGGAAGGGGTCAAATTACTGGAGAAATGCATGCGTAACCTTTTGTATCGTGATAGATCTGCTGTCAACAAGCTTCAG ATAGCAAAGATCACAGAGGAAGGGTTGACTATTTCGCAACCATACTCTTTGAAGACTTTCTGGAATTTTGCTGCTTTTCAGAACCCTACAGTTGGTGCTGAGGGCTCATGGTAG
- the LOC110873517 gene encoding proteasome subunit beta type-4 isoform X1 yields MNTFLAEELNLQISSRFDPPLSICHTAFAEMVSSQNENSLLSSEGDSQRTQYPYVTGTSVIGIKYKDGILMAADMGGSYGSTIRYKSVERLKQVGKHSLIGASGEISDFQEILKYLDELILHDNMWDDGNSLGPKEVHNYLTRVMYNRRNKFDPLWNSLILGGVKNGKKYLGSVSMIGVHFEDDHVATGFGNHLARPILREEWREDLTFEEGVKLLEKCMRNLLYRDRSAVNKLQIAKITEEGLTISQPYSLKTFWNFAAFQNPTVGAEGSW; encoded by the exons ATGAATACCTTTCTTGCAGAAGAATTAAACCTGCAAATAAGTTCTCGTTTCGATCCACCATTGTCAATTTGTCACACAG CGTTTGCAGAAATGGTTTCTTCTCAAAatgaaaatagtttgttgagctCAGAAGGAGATTCTCAAAGGACTCA GTACCCATATGTTACTGGTACATCTGTGATTGGGATCAAATACAAGGATGGTATTCTCATGGCTGCTGACATGGGAG GTTCCTATGGATCCACTATCCGCTACAAGAGTGTGGAGCGGTTGAAGCAAGTGGGCAAACATTCTCTAATTGGTGCAAGTGGAGAAATCAGTGACTTTCAAGAGATTCTAAAATACCTTGATGAACTTAT TTTACATGACAATATGTGGGATGATGGGAACTCACTTGGTCCGAAAGAGGTTCACAATTATCTGACCCGCGTGATGTACAATCGTCGCAACAAGTTTGACCCGTTATGGAATTCGCTTATACTTGGTGGGGTAAAGAACGGGAAGAAGTATCTAGGATCT GTTAGCATGATTGGTGTACACTTTGAGGACGATCATGTTGCCACCGGGTTTGGTAACCACCTGGCTCGCCCGATTCTTCGTGAAGAATGGAGGGAGGATTTGACTTTCGAGGAAGGGGTCAAATTACTGGAGAAATGCATGCGTAACCTTTTGTATCGTGATAGATCTGCTGTCAACAAGCTTCAG ATAGCAAAGATCACAGAGGAAGGGTTGACTATTTCGCAACCATACTCTTTGAAGACTTTCTGGAATTTTGCTGCTTTTCAGAACCCTACAGTTGGTGCTGAGGGCTCATGGTAG